A stretch of the TM7 phylum sp. oral taxon 349 genome encodes the following:
- the rpsG gene encoding 30S ribosomal protein S7, which yields MPRKVTKKLQRTIKPDRKYQSVLVQRLINKSMLNGKKQVAERAVYSALEQAAKTLKSEEPLEVFEACIKNISPAFEVKSRRVGGANYQIPFPIQGHRQQHFAFMWLVQAARSKSGMPYSKRLATEIVDAVNETGIAFKKKEDTHKMAEANRAFAHFARS from the coding sequence ATGCCTCGTAAAGTTACTAAGAAATTGCAGCGCACCATCAAGCCGGATCGCAAGTATCAAAGTGTTCTCGTGCAGCGCTTGATAAATAAATCGATGCTCAACGGTAAAAAACAAGTTGCTGAACGCGCCGTTTACAGCGCACTTGAGCAGGCGGCGAAAACACTCAAGAGCGAAGAGCCGCTAGAAGTTTTTGAAGCCTGTATCAAAAATATTAGCCCAGCATTTGAGGTGAAATCTCGTCGTGTTGGTGGTGCGAACTATCAGATTCCGTTTCCGATTCAGGGTCATCGTCAGCAACACTTCGCGTTTATGTGGTTAGTGCAGGCGGCGCGTAGCAAAAGCGGCATGCCATATAGTAAGCGCCTTGCGACCGAAATTGTTGATGCCGTCAACGAAACTGGTATCGCGTTTAAGAAAAAAGAAGACACGCATAAAATGGCAGAAGCCAACCGCGCTTTCGCGCATTTTGCACGCAGCTAG
- a CDS encoding CYTH domain-containing protein, with product MMSIEYEAKILHINTAQFAQRVESLGARKTGSYHFRRYVFDTIPAQANKWVRLRTDGSHTTITCKEIVNNAIDGTIEKEVVVDDFDQALDVLVALGLKPRGCQENRREEYILDGVQITVDSWPLLDDYAEIEGDSSDQVMDMIMKLGYSPNDAVYKNTDELYKEIGADLRTVAELRFDDDVRK from the coding sequence ATGATGAGTATAGAGTACGAAGCAAAGATTTTACATATCAACACGGCGCAATTTGCGCAGCGGGTTGAATCGCTTGGCGCGAGGAAAACCGGTAGCTATCATTTTCGTCGCTACGTGTTTGACACGATTCCAGCACAGGCAAATAAATGGGTACGCTTACGCACGGACGGTAGCCATACGACGATTACGTGTAAAGAAATCGTAAATAATGCAATTGATGGAACGATTGAAAAAGAGGTTGTTGTTGACGATTTTGATCAAGCACTTGATGTATTAGTGGCGCTTGGGTTGAAACCGCGCGGCTGCCAAGAAAATCGGCGCGAAGAGTATATACTAGACGGCGTACAAATCACTGTGGATTCATGGCCGCTTCTTGATGATTATGCAGAAATTGAGGGGGATAGTAGCGATCAAGTTATGGATATGATTATGAAACTCGGGTATTCGCCGAACGATGCAGTATACAAGAATACCGATGAACTGTATAAAGAAATCGGCGCCGACCTGAGAACAGTTGCGGAGTTGAGATTTGACGATGACGTACGCAAATAA
- a CDS encoding helix-turn-helix domain-containing protein codes for MAYNTNSSAPKARGDAMKLLIQEQLPVGVVALRLGVNRSTIWRWLKKWQQQNSNLCFVNNNRISRQIKPAGYIPGIGARIQV; via the coding sequence ATGGCATATAATACCAATTCTAGTGCTCCTAAAGCTAGAGGCGATGCTATGAAGCTGCTCATTCAGGAGCAGCTGCCAGTTGGAGTAGTTGCACTGCGCTTGGGGGTTAACCGCAGTACTATTTGGCGCTGGCTTAAGAAATGGCAACAGCAAAACAGTAACCTCTGTTTCGTTAACAACAACCGCATTAGCCGCCAGATTAAGCCTGCCGGCTACATCCCCGGGATAGGCGCCCGTATCCAAGTTTAA
- a CDS encoding amino acid ABC transporter ATP-binding protein, with product MISIENLHKKYGKNHVLKGIDLQIDQGEVVVILGSSGGGKSTLLRCINMTETPTSGRVWVNGIDMTDPHTNLNQVRADIGMVFQQFNLFPNMNVIDNIMLALTKVRKLSRRKARQTALEALEKVGLREKANEFPSHLSGGQKQRVAIARAMAMQPKVLLFDEPTSALDPEMVDEVLAVIRKLASTGITMVIVTHEMSFARDVASRIIFLDGGKIIEDGTPEKVIKHSRHAKVRSFFEALTN from the coding sequence GTGATTAGTATCGAAAACTTGCACAAAAAATACGGTAAAAACCACGTGCTGAAAGGGATTGATTTGCAAATCGATCAAGGCGAAGTTGTTGTAATTCTTGGTTCAAGCGGCGGTGGCAAAAGCACTTTGCTGCGCTGTATTAACATGACCGAAACACCGACTAGCGGGCGCGTGTGGGTGAACGGCATCGATATGACCGACCCGCATACAAATCTCAACCAAGTACGCGCCGACATCGGTATGGTGTTTCAGCAGTTCAACTTGTTCCCGAATATGAATGTCATTGATAACATCATGCTAGCGCTTACGAAAGTGCGTAAGCTGTCGCGTCGCAAAGCGCGCCAAACCGCGCTTGAAGCGCTCGAAAAAGTCGGTTTACGCGAAAAGGCCAACGAATTTCCCAGCCATTTATCGGGCGGGCAAAAGCAGCGCGTTGCGATCGCGCGCGCCATGGCGATGCAGCCAAAGGTCTTGCTCTTTGATGAGCCAACTAGCGCCCTCGACCCGGAAATGGTCGATGAAGTGCTAGCGGTTATTCGCAAGCTCGCCAGTACCGGTATTACTATGGTGATCGTCACGCACGAAATGTCGTTTGCGCGCGATGTCGCTTCGCGCATTATCTTTCTGGACGGCGGCAAGATCATCGAAGACGGCACGCCCGAAAAAGTCATCAAGCACTCGCGCCACGCCAAAGTCCGCTCGTTTTTCGAGGCGCTGACGAATTAG
- the fusA gene encoding elongation factor G — protein sequence MATNVPLKNFRNVGIIAHIDAGKTTTTEGILYRTGINHKIGEVKGDGDGATTDWMAQEKERGITITSAAVTCFWKGHKINIIDTPGHIDFTAEVERSLRVLDGAVTVFDGKMGVEAQSETVWRQANKYGVPRLCFINKINQTGGDFYKSLESIHTRLSKQAFPIHLPIGFEKDVCGVVDLVEMKAYTYKDYTDHELIEGEIPADMLEKAQNARSLLVENAVEADDDLMMKFLDEGETSITKDELKMALRKRVLAGDFFLVTGGDGRGVIVEKLLDIMTDYLPSPLDVDEIWGKNPKTGDEVGRKPDNKEPMAALAFKIAADPFVGKLIFVRVYSGVLKAGSYVLNTTTGEKERIGRIVRMHADKREDIDSVGAGDIAAVVGLKNTYTGNTLADAAHPIALESIEFPDPPVSIAVEPKTKADQEKMGIALQRLAEEDPTFRIHTDEDTGQTIMSGMGELHLEILIDRMKREFNVEANVGEPQVAYRETIKGTAEVQGKHAKQSGGRGQYGDVWVRFEPNETGKGFEFIDEIKGGVVPQEYRPAVQKGIVETLNGGVIAGYPVVDVKATLYDGSYHDVDSSELAFSLAGSLAARAGIKQANPVLLEPVMHVEVTTPEEFMGDIIGDLNSRRGRIEAMEDLMGGAKLIKAIVPLANMFGYTSDIRSMSQGRAASTMELAHYEEVPPNVAQEIIEKRSK from the coding sequence ATGGCAACGAACGTTCCACTAAAAAACTTTAGAAATGTTGGCATTATTGCGCATATTGATGCAGGCAAGACGACGACGACTGAGGGTATTTTGTACCGCACTGGTATCAACCATAAAATCGGTGAGGTGAAAGGCGATGGTGACGGTGCGACGACCGACTGGATGGCACAGGAAAAAGAACGCGGCATCACGATTACATCGGCGGCCGTAACATGCTTCTGGAAGGGTCATAAGATAAATATTATTGATACGCCGGGACATATTGACTTTACGGCCGAAGTAGAGCGTTCGCTCCGTGTGCTTGATGGCGCGGTGACAGTATTCGACGGCAAAATGGGTGTTGAAGCCCAGTCTGAGACAGTTTGGCGCCAGGCGAATAAATACGGCGTGCCACGCCTCTGCTTCATCAATAAGATTAACCAAACGGGCGGCGATTTTTACAAATCGCTAGAAAGCATCCATACGCGCCTTAGTAAGCAAGCATTCCCGATTCATTTGCCGATTGGATTTGAAAAGGACGTTTGCGGCGTGGTCGATTTGGTTGAAATGAAAGCGTACACCTACAAAGATTACACTGATCATGAGCTGATTGAAGGCGAAATCCCGGCAGATATGCTGGAAAAAGCACAGAACGCGCGCAGCTTGCTTGTTGAAAATGCCGTTGAAGCCGACGATGACTTGATGATGAAGTTCCTTGATGAAGGCGAGACGTCAATTACGAAAGACGAGCTAAAGATGGCGCTACGTAAGCGCGTACTGGCAGGCGATTTCTTCCTAGTGACGGGCGGCGATGGTCGCGGTGTGATCGTCGAAAAACTACTTGATATCATGACAGATTACTTGCCAAGCCCGCTGGATGTCGATGAGATTTGGGGTAAAAACCCAAAGACGGGTGATGAAGTCGGTCGTAAGCCGGACAACAAAGAACCGATGGCGGCACTGGCGTTTAAGATTGCTGCTGATCCGTTTGTTGGTAAACTGATCTTTGTCCGTGTGTATTCGGGCGTACTTAAAGCTGGTAGTTACGTGCTTAACACGACAACGGGCGAGAAAGAACGTATCGGGCGTATTGTACGTATGCATGCCGATAAGCGCGAGGATATTGATTCAGTTGGCGCAGGCGACATCGCTGCGGTCGTTGGTTTAAAAAATACGTACACCGGTAACACATTAGCAGATGCGGCGCACCCGATCGCACTTGAGTCAATTGAGTTTCCTGACCCGCCGGTATCAATCGCTGTTGAACCGAAAACGAAAGCCGATCAAGAAAAAATGGGTATTGCCCTGCAGCGCCTTGCAGAAGAAGATCCAACATTCCGCATTCATACCGACGAAGACACTGGTCAGACAATTATGTCCGGTATGGGCGAGCTCCATCTCGAAATCCTCATTGACCGTATGAAGCGCGAGTTTAATGTTGAAGCAAATGTCGGCGAGCCGCAAGTTGCCTACCGCGAAACCATTAAGGGTACAGCGGAGGTGCAGGGTAAGCATGCTAAGCAGTCCGGTGGCCGCGGCCAGTACGGTGACGTATGGGTACGCTTTGAGCCGAACGAAACCGGAAAGGGCTTTGAGTTTATCGACGAGATTAAAGGCGGCGTGGTGCCGCAGGAATACCGCCCGGCGGTGCAAAAAGGTATCGTTGAAACATTAAACGGCGGTGTTATTGCGGGTTATCCGGTGGTTGATGTCAAAGCCACGCTCTACGACGGTAGCTACCATGATGTTGACTCCAGCGAGCTGGCGTTTAGCTTGGCGGGTAGTCTAGCAGCACGCGCTGGCATCAAGCAGGCCAATCCGGTACTGCTTGAGCCGGTTATGCATGTTGAGGTGACGACGCCAGAAGAGTTTATGGGCGACATCATCGGTGACCTGAACTCGCGTCGCGGTCGTATTGAGGCGATGGAAGACTTGATGGGCGGTGCAAAACTTATCAAAGCGATTGTGCCACTCGCTAATATGTTTGGCTACACCAGCGACATTCGCAGCATGAGCCAGGGTCGTGCTGCCAGCACGATGGAGCTAGCGCACTACGAAGAAGTTCCACCGAACGTAGCGCAGGAAATTATTGAGAAGCGCTCAAAATAG
- a CDS encoding basic amino acid ABC transporter substrate-binding protein, with protein sequence MRWAAKQKKAIARIKWLTLGALVTIAIGYMYWDTEINPGSAQHTSSSGSGLEKTLIMGTDPGFKPFEYKNGQNVVGFDVDLVREIAKDTNRSLQIEEISFDGLLPALQAGRIDLIAAGMTVTPERAKNAAFSTTYYSAAQKVVVPKTGSTVESVDDLKGKRIGVQLGTTGDTLAHKITGASVVQLPATSNVMQELNARRIDAAIMDNGPATQYLATNPNLTMLARDLTKEDYAIAIKKGNAELLKQVNDSIKAMKKDGRYDALVKKHFGVSAS encoded by the coding sequence ATGCGGTGGGCAGCAAAACAGAAGAAGGCAATTGCGCGGATAAAGTGGCTGACGCTTGGCGCGCTTGTAACTATAGCAATCGGCTATATGTACTGGGACACTGAAATCAATCCAGGCAGTGCCCAGCACACCAGTTCGTCGGGTAGCGGACTTGAGAAAACGCTAATCATGGGCACTGATCCCGGCTTCAAGCCGTTTGAGTACAAAAACGGACAAAATGTTGTTGGATTCGATGTCGATTTGGTGCGTGAAATCGCTAAAGACACGAACCGCTCGCTACAGATTGAGGAAATATCGTTTGACGGTTTACTGCCGGCGCTCCAGGCAGGGCGGATTGATTTAATTGCCGCCGGTATGACTGTCACGCCGGAGCGCGCCAAAAACGCTGCCTTTTCTACTACCTACTATTCGGCGGCGCAAAAGGTTGTCGTGCCGAAAACTGGCTCGACGGTTGAGTCGGTTGATGACTTGAAGGGTAAACGTATCGGCGTGCAGCTTGGCACAACGGGCGATACGCTCGCGCATAAGATTACAGGTGCGTCGGTCGTGCAATTGCCCGCGACATCAAATGTTATGCAAGAGCTGAATGCGCGGCGTATCGACGCAGCAATCATGGACAACGGTCCAGCGACGCAATATTTAGCGACGAACCCGAACCTCACCATGCTGGCGCGCGACTTAACGAAAGAGGACTATGCTATCGCTATTAAGAAGGGTAATGCTGAGTTGCTCAAGCAAGTGAACGATAGTATCAAAGCTATGAAGAAAGATGGACGCTACGACGCGCTCGTTAAAAAGCATTTTGGAGTAAGCGCATCATGA
- a CDS encoding transposase, producing the protein MGIKVSLSSVRRILQRHHCFDGARKPRVKKSNPKRPPAAAPGELVQTDTIHYVDPYSGKRLYYYTVIDLYTRMTHAVLATKLRPGLAAQAVLEARERWGFTISMVQSDNEPEYGRYFEQTLKKAGIPTRHSRLGRPNDNAHIERFNRTLQDECTGRTITAKDSIQKVQAQLTSYLDYYNNHRVRLGIQLRTPREMLQRF; encoded by the coding sequence CTGGGGATTAAGGTTAGCCTCAGCAGCGTACGGCGCATCCTCCAGCGCCACCACTGCTTCGATGGCGCTAGAAAACCTAGGGTAAAGAAAAGTAATCCCAAGCGCCCGCCAGCCGCTGCTCCAGGCGAACTAGTCCAAACCGATACTATTCACTACGTTGACCCATACAGCGGCAAACGGTTGTATTACTATACTGTTATTGACCTCTACACCAGAATGACTCACGCTGTTCTAGCTACTAAGCTGCGCCCAGGGCTAGCCGCCCAGGCGGTGCTTGAAGCCCGGGAACGGTGGGGTTTTACCATCTCTATGGTGCAGAGCGACAATGAACCAGAATATGGCCGTTACTTTGAGCAGACCCTGAAGAAAGCGGGCATACCTACCAGACACAGCCGCCTCGGCAGACCCAACGACAACGCCCACATCGAACGCTTTAACCGCACCCTGCAAGATGAATGCACCGGCAGAACCATAACAGCCAAAGACAGCATACAAAAAGTCCAGGCACAGCTAACGTCATACCTAGACTACTACAACAACCATCGTGTACGCTTAGGTATACAGTTACGCACGCCTAGGGAGATGTTGCAGAGGTTTTGA
- a CDS encoding trypsin-like peptidase domain-containing protein, with product MRNKKSFKVLITATIVSGVMLVAIIIAGYMIIRQNQQNNVAETARNKLRGVMLSAQQTTKRSVVSKLGFTVHYDNALFSASAHEATAKSNSDTYNANTYKDDELKVSRGYNLVEVGFKKSDPGLSGKSKLANSVIRPYLSVHTSRKRDYFDRSTMPEQYKDTSKYSDLELMASVKVKQFQENDPNDECKVSDITISGKKFKLVDSTRKSRFSQTEQIIGHRYSYMTVQNGRPYWLEMTVYSAVPENDKAEIESLIASVSFQKPDESLLTRADDADSAPAIKLAAQSSSSSSSKGVDDKDITNIPYEIDDSSLINVVARNQIATVRVGAYRCADVRYTAENGAQLNLTGLCVRGIGSGSIVSSDGYIATNGHVTDIRTAGLFDNGIQDSMVDGYLSFLVRAGYLTQSEANQLLARAESGDGEAASTLMSFINRVPNSNITISNDQSSYIIQTSNDPIRWDANGWVATKTNLMAKKIDSEVETNDRAFNRNSKKTDVAILKADGEFPAVELGDINSLHEGSQITALGFPWIVDKGLDTTNATTVPTATQGRVDGIESDAGGHTLFSMSAKIASGNSGGPAFDDSGRQVGINTYGSGGDNCEDSGSKNNCFGSGLARDIKDLKAMARKNNIRLSSDGELTKLWKDGLEEFSHGQYSRAATYFEKLNSKYPNNYLVSRMLQISQNTADNYVEEPSTESVPSEEYKGDPNDVDAYRAYIKKEAESALGKKTNKPVIIAVIVIGSITGIMFTAGICLIIYFAVRRKPAIVPRQLPPQPPFPPQNWPPRY from the coding sequence ATGCGTAATAAGAAATCTTTTAAGGTATTAATTACCGCTACTATAGTATCGGGCGTCATGCTGGTGGCGATTATCATAGCTGGATATATGATTATCCGCCAGAACCAGCAGAACAACGTCGCGGAAACGGCTCGCAACAAGCTTAGAGGGGTTATGCTAAGCGCTCAGCAAACGACCAAGCGTAGTGTCGTTTCCAAGCTCGGCTTCACTGTGCATTACGATAACGCGTTATTCAGCGCTTCGGCGCATGAAGCTACCGCGAAATCAAACAGCGATACATACAACGCTAATACCTATAAAGACGACGAGCTAAAAGTATCCCGCGGCTATAACCTTGTAGAGGTTGGATTTAAGAAAAGCGATCCAGGATTGTCCGGTAAGTCGAAGCTCGCAAATAGCGTTATTAGGCCGTATTTGTCAGTTCACACATCTCGTAAAAGAGATTATTTTGATCGCAGCACGATGCCCGAGCAATACAAAGATACAAGCAAATATTCAGATCTTGAATTAATGGCTTCGGTGAAGGTGAAGCAATTTCAAGAAAACGACCCAAACGACGAATGTAAAGTGAGCGACATAACAATCTCGGGCAAAAAGTTTAAGTTGGTTGACAGTACTCGCAAATCGAGATTTAGTCAAACAGAGCAAATCATTGGACATCGTTACTCCTATATGACCGTGCAAAATGGCCGGCCGTACTGGCTGGAAATGACAGTGTACTCAGCGGTGCCAGAGAATGACAAGGCAGAGATTGAATCTCTTATCGCAAGCGTTTCGTTCCAGAAGCCGGACGAGAGTTTATTGACGCGCGCAGACGACGCCGATAGTGCGCCCGCAATTAAGCTTGCCGCTCAATCATCGTCAAGCTCATCCAGCAAAGGCGTAGACGATAAAGACATAACGAATATTCCATACGAAATCGACGATAGTTCTCTTATAAACGTTGTCGCAAGAAATCAGATAGCGACGGTTCGAGTTGGAGCATACCGCTGCGCAGATGTACGATATACCGCAGAAAATGGAGCGCAGCTAAATTTAACTGGCTTGTGTGTGCGCGGGATAGGCAGCGGCTCTATTGTGTCGAGTGACGGATACATTGCAACCAATGGTCACGTTACCGATATAAGGACTGCTGGCCTATTTGACAACGGCATCCAAGACAGTATGGTAGACGGGTATCTGAGTTTTCTCGTCCGAGCAGGCTATCTGACCCAGTCCGAGGCAAATCAGCTATTGGCGCGCGCAGAATCTGGTGACGGTGAAGCAGCGTCAACGCTAATGAGTTTTATTAACCGCGTACCAAACAGTAATATTACCATCAGTAACGATCAATCGTCGTACATCATCCAGACTTCAAACGATCCGATTCGCTGGGACGCTAATGGCTGGGTGGCGACAAAAACTAACCTGATGGCAAAAAAGATTGATTCCGAAGTCGAAACGAACGACAGAGCCTTTAACCGGAATAGCAAGAAGACTGATGTAGCAATTTTGAAAGCAGACGGAGAATTTCCGGCAGTGGAATTGGGCGACATAAACAGCCTGCATGAAGGATCTCAAATAACGGCGCTCGGGTTTCCATGGATCGTTGATAAGGGGCTAGATACGACCAACGCGACCACCGTACCGACAGCGACACAAGGCCGGGTAGACGGCATAGAATCTGATGCGGGCGGACATACGCTATTTTCCATGTCGGCGAAAATTGCATCGGGCAACAGCGGCGGACCGGCATTTGACGATAGCGGCAGGCAAGTAGGAATTAATACGTATGGGTCGGGCGGAGACAACTGCGAAGACTCAGGTTCTAAAAATAACTGTTTTGGGTCAGGGCTTGCACGCGATATAAAAGACCTTAAAGCTATGGCTCGCAAAAATAACATACGATTATCAAGCGACGGAGAATTGACTAAGCTATGGAAAGATGGTCTTGAAGAGTTCTCGCATGGGCAGTATTCTCGGGCAGCAACGTATTTCGAAAAGCTTAATAGTAAATATCCAAACAACTACCTAGTTTCGCGTATGTTGCAGATATCCCAAAACACGGCAGACAACTATGTTGAAGAGCCTTCGACAGAATCTGTACCAAGCGAAGAATACAAGGGCGACCCTAATGATGTTGATGCCTACCGTGCGTACATTAAGAAAGAAGCGGAAAGTGCGCTCGGCAAAAAAACTAACAAGCCTGTTATCATCGCGGTAATCGTCATCGGGTCTATCACGGGAATAATGTTTACTGCAGGGATTTGTTTGATTATCTACTTTGCGGTGCGCCGAAAGCCAGCTATAGTCCCGAGGCAGCTGCCGCCACAGCCGCCATTTCCGCCGCAGAATTGGCCGCCGCGATATTAG
- a CDS encoding amino acid ABC transporter permease, whose protein sequence is MNTFEILFGDERYLYLTRGLEVTLLLTVFSTIIGIAIGLIIALMQQSQWQPFKRYKPSRLQRWRPVAWLANIYTVIIRGTPSLVQLLIMYYVVFGSYRSVSKLWIASLAFGINSGAYIAEIIRGGIEGVDSGQVEAARSLGLSRWQTMRYVVLPQALKTSLPALISEFITLLKETSIVGWIGMNDLMRGADNIRFQTATAFESLFAAALLYLGLTTIFTRLMRRVERRLKESD, encoded by the coding sequence ATGAATACGTTTGAAATCCTCTTTGGCGACGAGCGCTATTTATATCTGACGCGCGGACTAGAGGTTACGCTGCTCCTTACGGTATTTTCAACGATCATTGGTATCGCTATCGGGCTAATAATCGCGCTTATGCAGCAATCGCAGTGGCAGCCGTTCAAACGCTATAAACCATCGCGCTTGCAGCGCTGGCGCCCAGTGGCGTGGCTGGCAAATATCTACACCGTCATTATCCGCGGCACGCCGTCGCTCGTACAGCTGCTGATCATGTACTACGTCGTGTTCGGCTCGTACCGCAGCGTGTCGAAGCTATGGATCGCGAGCCTAGCCTTTGGTATCAACAGCGGCGCGTATATCGCAGAGATTATCCGCGGCGGCATTGAGGGCGTCGACAGCGGGCAAGTCGAAGCGGCGCGGTCGCTGGGGCTCAGCCGCTGGCAAACGATGCGCTACGTCGTCCTGCCGCAAGCGCTGAAAACTTCATTGCCGGCGCTCATTAGCGAATTTATCACCTTGCTAAAAGAAACCTCAATCGTCGGCTGGATCGGTATGAACGACCTCATGCGCGGTGCTGATAATATTCGCTTCCAAACTGCCACGGCATTTGAGTCGCTCTTTGCTGCTGCACTACTATACTTGGGGCTCACGACTATATTCACGCGCCTGATGCGACGCGTCGAAAGGAGACTAAAAGAAAGTGATTAG
- the rpsL gene encoding 30S ribosomal protein S12, with product MPTINQLVRKSRKTAAKKSKSPALGRIHNALKVRYYDQNAPLKRGVCVKVTTKTPKKPNSALRKVARVRLTNGYEVWAYIGGEGHNLQEHAVVLVRGGRVPDLPGVRYHIVRGALDLQGVSKRKQGRSKYGTKKEDK from the coding sequence ATGCCAACCATCAATCAGCTGGTACGCAAGTCGCGTAAGACGGCGGCAAAAAAGTCGAAGTCTCCAGCGCTTGGGCGCATTCATAACGCGCTGAAAGTTCGGTACTACGATCAAAACGCACCACTCAAGCGCGGCGTGTGCGTGAAAGTAACAACCAAAACGCCAAAAAAACCTAACTCTGCACTCCGTAAAGTTGCGCGTGTGCGTCTGACGAACGGATACGAAGTTTGGGCATATATTGGCGGCGAAGGACATAACTTACAAGAGCACGCAGTCGTACTTGTGCGCGGCGGTCGTGTGCCAGACCTGCCGGGTGTGCGCTACCATATCGTGCGCGGCGCGCTTGACCTACAGGGCGTTTCCAAGCGCAAACAAGGTCGTTCAAAGTATGGTACGAAAAAGGAGGATAAGTAA
- a CDS encoding aminoglycoside phosphotransferase family protein — protein MHNIERLRGAGIIPDDSEVIHDRRNTIMKSSSRGTVYRVSAENVLDDTPQDIAYSHRLSWQIAQNSNIVLSPLTPEPIIYDGVVVSQYPLADTEISRASTQEFANLLNEAANIAINSLTKIRELKVYDYVNDRLELSTDDEVARLRNWLKYYYQAHVDMYAERIGDCETGFVHGDLHSNNIVRYEGELKLIDLDSASSGPPLYDVAAWHLRYLSGDDVRVDVQSVIDVMKGDEKWDAALYQGMVGWKALSSMSYLLLNYRNYPDFKKRIINIKRCIEDLCPISPPGDCI, from the coding sequence ATGCATAATATAGAGAGACTGCGCGGAGCAGGCATAATTCCTGATGACAGTGAAGTAATTCACGATAGACGTAATACGATTATGAAATCCAGCAGTCGAGGTACTGTCTATCGAGTATCTGCAGAGAATGTTTTAGACGATACGCCGCAAGACATTGCATATTCACACAGGCTTAGCTGGCAAATTGCGCAAAATTCGAACATCGTACTATCGCCGCTAACCCCCGAGCCTATTATATATGACGGCGTTGTTGTGTCTCAGTATCCACTTGCAGACACAGAGATAAGTAGAGCTAGTACTCAAGAATTTGCGAACTTATTGAACGAGGCGGCAAATATTGCTATAAATTCTTTGACAAAAATACGTGAGCTTAAGGTCTATGATTACGTCAATGATCGTCTTGAATTATCAACTGACGATGAGGTTGCTCGTCTGCGAAACTGGTTAAAATACTATTATCAGGCACACGTTGATATGTATGCCGAACGCATCGGTGATTGCGAGACGGGTTTTGTTCACGGCGACTTACATTCAAATAATATTGTTAGGTATGAGGGAGAGCTGAAGTTAATAGATTTAGATTCGGCATCTTCCGGGCCGCCGCTTTATGATGTAGCCGCTTGGCACCTGAGATATCTGAGCGGTGATGATGTGCGCGTTGATGTACAGTCGGTGATCGATGTTATGAAAGGTGATGAGAAGTGGGATGCTGCCCTATACCAAGGAATGGTTGGTTGGAAGGCTCTTTCTTCAATGAGTTATCTATTGCTTAATTACAGAAACTATCCTGATTTTAAGAAGAGAATAATAAACATTAAGAGGTGCATTGAGGACTTATGTCCGATATCACCTCCAGGAGATTGTATTTAA